The region CTGCAAACATGGAGGTTAAGAGTAATTCTGCTGGAGGTTCATATGCCAGAACGAAGTCAGATTGTTCCTCAAGTTCATATTCATtttctgaagatgatgatgatgatgatgatgccacaTATGTGCCAACCAACATTATCAGTGAGAGTGACAGTGAGAATGACAGTGCAGCTAATTTGAACAGAGAGAACTGTGTTGCTAATATCACTGAAATAGAAACTCCGATAATATTAATGAGTCTGGCAAAGAAAAGAATTAAGCAAAAAAAGAATGAGCACACCTGCATAAGGGATGTTAATAAGAAGTTAAGAAACAGTAGAAAGGCATGCAAAAGTATCCGAAATGCGAGGAAAATGGAACCTCCGTGTATGGAAAAGTGTAAGTGGAAATGTTCTGTGATGTTTACAAAAGAGAAACAGATGCAGATGTTTTACTTCCTGTACACAAACAACAACAGTATATTCACAATAATATGGAGCCCGTTCAGCCAAAATATCGGTATGTGCATATTGGTGGTACAAGGAAGCAAAGGAATGATGATATCACCTTCTGTTTCCATCTGAATGATCAGAAAGTCAGAGTGTGCATTAGAGCAGTACAGGAAAAATGAATGTTCTGAGAAAAACAAGGCAAACACAGTAAAGTTGAAGAAAATTTACAGGAGGGTGTTAAAAACTTTATCGATAAAATTCCAAAAATCGAAAGTCACTGTAATCTTGCCAACACCAGTTAACATCTTACTGATGGAAGCAAAACGATTGCGGACATTCACAGAGACTATAGAGCTGACTGCAAAGAAAAAAATATCCCATCTGTCAACTATGTAATGTTTTAACAGATATTGCAGAAGAttttaacatttcatttttataCCCCAAAGAAGACTTATATGAAATGTGCTGTGCCTATGATAATACTGAGGGGCGTGAAAATGAGAAGAGAATATTATGATCAGCATGTATTGGGGAAAGAAATGTGCAGAACAGAAAATTACAATAAGGAGGAATCGAATGCTGCTGTAGTGGCATATGATTTACAAGCAGTTCTGCAAATTCCCAAGGGCGATGTCTCAGTTTTTCATTACAAGTCTAaattaaatgtatttaattttacaatttatgATCTCAAGACTAATGAACATGAATGTGTTGAATCCATTAGACACAGAGGAATTAATGAATTGGGCTCCTGCATTCTTGATTTTTGAATAGAAGAGCTGCTTCATGCAATTGAGACTTCATTTTTTATTCTGATAATTGTGTGGGGCAGCAAAAAGATAAGTTCATGGTTGGTTTTTACCTCTATGCTATATCTCATCTCAACATAAAAAGCATAACCCACAAATACCTGACCAAAGGCCACATGCAAAAAGAGGGAGATTCTGCACACTAGTTACTAGACCACCAAGTGAAACAACAGCTGAAGGGCGGTCCAATGTACTTGCCAGAGTCATTCATTGCTGCTATCTGTGGTGCTAAAAAAACTGGAAAATTATTCAATGTTACAGAACTGCACTTTGAAGATTTTTTTGGATATTAAAGCTTTAGCAATTGAAATGTGGCCTCTGAATATGACACAGGTGAAAACAGCGACAGCAAAAGTTCTCAGAGTGGAAAGCAAATCACCAACTACACTTTTCTTCAAAGATCATATGAGGATGAGAACTTCAATGTTATAAATAATATCACCAGAACGAAAAAGAGGATGGACCATATTACAATGACACAAGGTTTTATACAGAACCTCAAACAGCAACCAACAAGAAGCAAGACCTGCTTGAATTAATCCAGAAAAACCACATAACTAAATTTTATGCACCATTCTATGAGCAGCtgtaaattatattttttgtgtttcaatTAATTTTTGTACAATTTGTTCAAATAAATAATGTATGCTATGAATGTGATAATTACTACTTTAATCCCTTTttcttttcaacatgttttctgtttttattgacATTTGCAACAAAAACTAATACTGTCATAAGAGCAAATTTGTGTTAGACATTGGGTAATTACACTTTTTGTCATTAACAGTAACATCACAATTCCACTTACATAAAGCAATAAAACTGATTTTAGCAGCAACACTGTCACAAGTGAAAGTGAACAGTTTGGAAAAATTATGGATAATTGTGTAGTATATATTTCAGCTTGTAATTTACATCCATATCATAACAAGATGTTACTTCAGATTGTCGCAATTTGTTGGTTTGATattataatttcaaaaaattacatttgtttctAAACTTCAAAGGCATATCCTGAAAAATCATGATTTTTCAAGTTATGACATTATTGTAGTAAATGAGCAATACATTATTACGGAGATCAAACAAATGCCAAAAAATGCCAgatatttagaaataaaatactatCCCTAGTCCTTGGGTGTTGAGTGAGCATACAAGGAGCACGAATTGCGTTGACAATTCTGATTGCCTAAAAGGAGGCTGTGGGCATGATCGCAAAACTAAATGACTATTTGCGAAAGCAATTATCCACAGCAGTGGAGCAAGTCATAAACGAAGAGCGTACCATATTTTACAGACCATACGACccatttttttcctttaaaaattgcctccaaaattaacGTAAGAATGTTCAGTGTTTTAGTTTAAAACTGCCACCTGTCTTAAAAATGGCCACATATTCAATGCTACAGGAAACCTGTacatctggcaacattggattcaactggcagcagcagtgcaccaatgTGATGAACATAATTTGCAGTGATTCACAAGCTGCTAAAATTGTCTCCCTCACACCTCACCATCAtatacccagaacactgtctagtctATGCTGTGTCATTGCAGTCaatggtgccagtgaacttgaattgaaattgatttgtgttatcagtaacagtaaAATACATACTTTAGTAGCTGGTTTTGCAATGGAAAagataaaaggtattcatatgatgaaGAGGACGacgatgatgctgctgctgctgctgctgctgctgctgatgatgatgatgatgatgatgatgatgatgatgatgatgatgaggaggaggaggaggaggaggaggaggaggaggaggtggttcaGATGATGATGTCCAGGGGTTTTAAAGGTCAGTTCAGGTTTATAAACTAAGAAGGTTTTTAGcttggctttgcaatctaataataaaaatgttttttttttaattgctttaaaATTAATGTGTGTCTTGTAGTCCACAGCATCATGGTCTGTAAATATAGAAATTCTTAGTAAACATGTCATTTGTGGATAAATAAATCAGATTGGAGGGTAGCACATCAGCCAAAATAGGGTACATCTAGAATTTGTGCAGTATGCTGCACACATGCTGTTCCTTTTAGAACATTGTGGATGTGTTCAACATGTAATGTGCCTCTTTGTCCAAGAAAAGGCAAAACTTGCTTTCAGATATTTGATTCTCAATAACAATATACATGTCAGCTGGTTGGGTATATAATTTGCTGAGAAATCTGTTTCATTTTACCTCTCAAAACCtgtcaacaaataaaaaattagcGAGTATTATGGGTGATGGTTAACAGAGgtaaccacaatttattggctgtAATTAAAACAGTAAGCAAAATTTTGTGAAAttgtattaaaataaaatgttttatttgttatgaagttccataatatttttatactttaattttggacaataCTTGGttataatagccaagaaactagcaaatgtctgaatgatggatttaatgaaagcagatataagtattaaatctgtaaatattaaatttttaaatttaattcatgcacataattttactgagaatcattaaaattaatgaaactcaagtttttctaattacatttgtgTAATGTGTTTatatgacatgttccacacccaggaggattccctcttatgggtctatggaatgaataattaatttaaTCTCACCTAATATAATCTAAATTCAGTTTTTCCCTAGCAAAGCTTGTTCGGCTCTTGTATATTAATGatactgcagacaatattaatagtaacctacgCATTTAGCAGATAATCTACAATGAAGTACATACAGTTTGAatgaaactgcacaaatattcaacactgataagatttcaaagtggtgtaatgattagcaacttgctttatatgttcaaaacgaaaaattgtgcacttcaaaaaatgaaagAACACTCTACCCTATGaatataatattagtgagtcacagttggaatctgtatactaatacaaatacttgggtgtaacactttgaagagacatgaagtggaatgattacCTATGCTCATTCGTGGGTAAAACACATTTCagactttagtttattggtagaatactagggaaaagcaaaggaggttgcttacaagtcATTCATATCatgcatcctagaatattgctcaggtgagGGGGACTCATATAAAAGAAGATTAGTAGGGGATATTGAACGAATACAGGGAAAGGTGACACAAACGGTCAAAGGTTTGTCTGATTCTTAGGAGAGTATCactgaggtttaccagcactgaaCTGGCGGCATCCGATTCCACccctctgctttgacccatgacgccaCAAATATGGCGCAAACGACCATACACCACGACAACACATGACGCCCCAAATTCCACTAAATACAATACCctctggaattggacacttcccttggcctatatagctcaacagcagctcccgataccGGACTATGCACAGCCACGACCACAAATTGGaattgaacacttcccttgacctgtacaGCTCAACACCAACTCCCGATACGGAACACCCACTGCCACGACCacacactgtaatggaacacttccCTCGACCCCAACACACAACAAATACACtaagaacaagaaaaataaaaacttaccaCAACAAAGTTCCAGCGCCGCAAACTGGGTCAGCCAACACaacagcgcgcacacacacacaaaaatcacagACTAACGAAAAAATACACAACCAAAACagacccacaccacaccacaccaccaacCACACACCACACTACCCcaatcccaaccccccccccccccccacaaataaAATAGCCATAAACAAAAccaaagcaaaatttaaaaaaaatctcaatcacatactacaactcaacaaaaacttcaacaaaatagaTCCTCCACAACTAAATCACAAACCAACACACTCCCAACTAAATGACTGTATCCCCTCCCACCCAAACCCCCATAAGAAGAAAAAGCATCTGAAAATACAGTGGCATCCGGTTCTATGAACTCTTCAATTAACCCCACTAATTCCGCCTTATGCTGCCCTCCACAACCCTGAAAACACAttctgaacaccccccccccccccctcccggtacAACAGCCCTCCACACCCAGAGACCAACAACAGACTTACCCCTGCCATTCTTCCTTTTCCTACGCTGTGACTCGTCCACCTCCACCACAACCTCAGGCCCACCCAACTTACCCCTGTACTTAACAAACTCTGAACATACCCCACCACAAAACGAAAACCAGTCAAGCACACTCCTCTCACTCACGCCAGTATCATGCGCGCAAAAACTATGTGAGGATCTATAACAAAAGTAATACGTCATCAACATAATATTGcgcatgcccaacctagacttctcAAACCAGGAACTGCGACGTATCAAGTGCCACCGATCATCCTGGTCCGAGACACCAGGACTTTGGCCAATCACATTTCATACCCACAAACAAGAGCACTAGGCACCACCTCCGCTGTCAAACcaaacaactgcaaaaatttaatGAGCTCCAACAGAGTCGCACCCATCATTGCATTCAAGCAAATACTATTGATTTTATCcttcatatccatacctaacaaaaacAGCATCAAATTCATTTACTCAAATTAACACACGACATACAGCGAACAGCACTACAATAACTTGTGCACAAAACCACTAAATCATTAACTCACTGAAACCAATTCTGCTCGAAACACAGCCGAAACGCGAACCAGCCACTATAATCAGTAAGACCAAACTGAAGCCATTACACCACACAACATGAAACccctaaacacaccaccagaggacGCCACAAACTGCAACACAATGACACCTACAAACacaccacactcacaaaccaaactccacgCCGTCATGACATCACACatcacaacagccttacgtcacgagTCAAAGCCGAAGGTGGGATCAAACGCTTTGGTCGACCCGAAGAAACTACTTCGAGAAAGTCTACTGTTGAAGTTTAAAGAACAGGCTTCAAATGATGACtccgaatatactacaaccccctacatattacTCCCACAGGGATTATGAGGGTAAAATAAGTTACCACATGCACGGACGCATTTAAACAATTGTTTTTCCCACATTCCAATGTGAATGGAACcataataactggcacaatgggacataccatttcctatgcatttcacagtggtttgcatagtacagatgtggatgtagaggCCAAACCCAAGTTATTTTTACAGGGGGAAAATTgaacaaaaaatatgaaacactatcttctctccagaaaaaaaaaaaaaaaaatcacaataaattgCCTAAGGATATAAAAGGGAAACCTAAAGACACTTATGGCtgttaaattaatatattttacacAGTAAAGGATTAATTGGAGATCACTAAACAGGGATTGttacaaaattaacacacattaatAAGAAACACCTCTGACATGCTACAGCACACAATGAAAATACAACATATTTTACACCATTACATCGTATCCACCATCCAGGATACATAAATATTAACCTCCTTCCATTTTCATGAGCTGAACTTCTTGTCCGCACAGAGAACGACACTCACTCAGTTCTCTTCAGTTAGACGTACCATCTTATATCtgatagagaaagacagagagaggacTGGATTGTTTAGTCTGCTCAAACTCATCACAGAAATCTGTAGCTTAGCTTGAGGTCTAGGTTGCACTGGAagttgacagtttggttgtgactgGTCTCAAACTACACAAAAATGATGTTTCACATCATATCTAATATTAACttattaaattttgagaaaatcagaaaacaaattaaGTGCCTCAGAACACATAATGCCTCACTTTTCTAAGTAGATCTTACTCCTATATGTACCTTTTCAACATTCCTCTTAACAAACACACTCAAGATAGACAGCCATCCTTCTTTTTGGATTTGACATAAATTAATGTGGAGAGGGTTCATGTCAATAGGAATATCTGATAATGAGGCTTCGACAAATGATGTAATGGTAATGATTGCTGTGATGTTCAGATTTTGGGGTGCACCTGTCACAGTTTTGTGACAGTTGGCAAAGGCAACAAATTGGGGGAGGGGGACGTTGTGGAgacagattgatctgtagcttCGCCTGAGGTCTAGATTGCACTGGAAGTTGAAAGTTTGGTTGTGACTGATGAAACCAACAGACATGAAACTGTGAAACCTGATTATGGTGAATAGCTGCTCCATAGCTTAGTCAATTCGAAAATACCACCACTAGTGACAACGTGGTTTATGATGTTTGGCATGTTTCCTACATTGCTGGCCAATGCTACTGACTCATACATCAAACATTCCTCTTTAACCAGAAGTTCAGCTGTATTATGACATTACTAATTTTTTTGCTTTATGTGATAGTTTACACAATACTAGACTAGGAAAGCCTTGTAGAACAGTGGTATTATCTTAAAAAATCCAAATGAATGGGTATTCATACACAAACAAAAGAAACAAGTAGGCATTGTGGCCAAAAACCTAATTGCCTTTTAAAGAGGCATCAAGACCAAGAAATGACTTCTTTTAGATCTCTAATGGTTTCATCTCTAGAAAAATCACTAGACTCTTATAGGACAGCATCCAATCCATTTCACttctataaacaaaaacaaatgagCTGTTATCTATGGCCGTATACAATCTAGTTATCGAAACCTAGGGATACATCACAGCCCACACCAATTAATGACACTAGTGAGACAGACAATCAGAATAGTGTAAGATGATATGTGCCAGAAAACCTAAATGAAAGAGCCAAGCAAACTATCGTAATATAATCTTTggagcacaatcaagaaataagatGCAAGAAAATCGGTCGTCTGAAATTCAAGTTACCAGGATATCATAATTAGAAACTTACAATAAGAATTATAGCAAACTGTGTAACAGTGATGGAAGTTTCCATTTTATCAAAACCTGTGAGCAGTACTCAAATCAATAAGTTAGCCACATCATTTAGAAAACTGAGGGGATGTACATTGCAGATATGCAGGAAAAGCAACCATGGATAAAAGGGAACATGCAGCACTGGGATCTGACCTTGGTCAAAAACAGTGGCAGGGCAAAAACATCTTTCAGCACTATAACTGAAGTGCATGTAGTGGGCAAAAATATCTTCCAGCACTATAACTGTAGTTCATGCAGTGACCACACTTTAAGACTACCCTTTGACATACTTGCTGAAGCTGACCATGTTGGTCAATATAATACGAGTTCAAAAAATTGAATCATCTTTTCTGTGAACCTAAAACATATCATTAGAGAATCATGTGCAATAATGGTTCGCTACTCACCTCTCTTTATACAGCTATCACACACCTCCAAAATTCCCAGAACAATTCATGTTACTTATAACAGCTTTCCAGAAAGCAACTAATACCTACATTACATCATAATTCAGTTTCCACACTTCTACAATATtaagtacctcccccccccccatatgtccattaattatgtttattctcgttatatatatatatatatatatatattacttatacTGTATTAATACGTAAATAAACCTTAACACATCAAAAGACTATGAAAAGGTAGAATAGTAAGAGAGTGAAAAGGGGGAGGCATCATGGCACTTTCTAGACAATAGTGTCAGTACTTAAACTGTGGAGAGAAAAGAAGAGAACATACCTATTGTGAAGGCCAAATTTACAAAAAAACATGAATTTAAGGAAACAcagctttatttctttctttataaaCAATGTAATGCACCAATCTCCAACACACACACATTAGTCGCACTAGCTCTCCACTTAGTCCATTCTTGTTTTCAGCTGCTTTACGGTGACTTTGTTTTTTTCAATGATGTACACAACTGCTCCCCATCCGGAAATTGCATCTCTGTCAacagcattcaacaaagcttgcgATATGGCTTCGAAGAGCTCATCCGGACCTAGGTCAGGTCGCCACAGAGCTTCACACATTCCATAGAGTTGTTCAGTACAAGTTCCGCCGACTACAAAATCTTCTGGGATATTTTGGCAACCTATGAGGTCCATGttacaaacaaatggctcaaacgTTTTAGGATCTAAACCCGCAATTACAGGTTCGACAAAGAAAGGGCCAAATCTTTTCTCATAAAGTAAATTCGAAACCATTGCTGCAAATGTTTTAGGATGGATATTCCTGTTTTCTTTCAGCTCGTAGAGGTTAAGGCGAAACTTCAGCTTCTGATGCACGGTTTGCGTGTCTGAAGCTAAACCTGGCAAAGCCATATATAAATGTGGTCCCATCTCAAATATCTTCTTGAAGTCCGTTGACACTGTCTGAGCTTGAATTCCAAATCTTTTATCAGATGCTATAGCTACACAGTCTTTACCTTTCATTGCGATAATCGCCCCACCGTTATAGGCAAGTACAGACATTTCGGCGGAACTGGCTGTAATAAAGAACGACACAATTAATAAGACACTACACAATCAAAATACAACGTTATGTTACAAAAACGTCTCATTTACCGACCTCAAATGACACAAACAGGCTCCAACACGAGAAACAAACAACTTGTATATATTCACTTGTAATGCTGCAGTTTCATCCAGAGTGTATACATATTCGATGTTGCAAAGATCATACCTAGCAGAAACTCCAGTTTGACAGCCATTAAATTGCAATGAcggatcattttttttaaaattaatttcatattcctcGCAACCATGTTGCGAATTTATCCCTCAGATGTACAACAGTTACGTAAATATACGTTCAGAACAATAATCAGTTTAGCTAACGACAGAAAATCTGCTCCGAAAATTCTCACGTTAATCCTCTGTTTATTTTCGGGTGAAGATAACTGAATACAGTTTATAATAACTTTATATTTCCTGCAAGCAATTTAATCGTTAAACTTCCTAAACTAaagttaaattaaaaatacaattgAATCATTGGTAACAACAGCGGCCACTGCCAATTCTTTCCTTTGTCCTTCACCACACATTAAAAAATCAGTCACTCTCTGTAGGCttcgtaaataatttattttactggtAGATCACCATCAAGCTACTATAGTAAAACTATTATATGACAAGTTTAGCCTTACGTATCGTATCGGCCACACGAAGGAAATCTGGACTATAATGTTTCCATGTCCGCTTTTCGACTCGATAATCAGTAGCTGAAGCATGGATAATTGCAATGGATAATCGTCGTTTGCGAAAACAAAGATATAGTTCTGTGGTCCAGTGATATATTTTGTGTGTGAAGCGGACTTTTCAAGAACAGAGTCGCGCGTTTACTGCGTAGCATGTTTCTGTGAGCGGCCGCTAGGTGGCACCGCCTTCTCTCTGTTGCCATATAAAACTACTTTGTTTCGGCCACGAGAGTGTCAGTTTGAAATGGGAAAGTGCTGTAAGTAAGGAAAACGTTTGTCCAGTGAAATATACGTGAGCATAAGATAACGGAAAGCGAAAGACTGACATAATGCAGGCATTCTGCAGTTCTGAAGCGTGTTAGACATGCAGGTAAAGCTTTCTTACTGTTCTTTTTGAGTCACAGGTTTCCTCCGACAAGTAGCTTGCTCAGCTGTTGGCGTGGTTGTAAACAACGTGGTGTTTGAGGCTACTGTAAACAAACGTATAATCTTCCTTACAGTTTTATATCAGTGCTATACGTATTGGAACTGTTAATCTCGTTTCCTATTGCCTTGTCTGTATTTACTGATGTATAGTCAAAAGAAACAACAAATTTTTTGCATGGCGCAAGGATTCTTTTCTGAATAAGTAAAATTTTTTTCCCTCCTTCCTTAAATATTGTTAAACAATATATTCGTAATAATGGTGCATATCTCTTTGCAGATAATGAAAACTTCGAGACGGACGAAAGAATTAAGAGATTAATTTTCTATATCTGCAAGAAGTGGAGTGAATTGTGTTTGTGAAGTGAATTGTATTGCCGACTCCGTTGTGTGTTTATACTGTAATTCTCACGTATCGTGAATGCAAAATGGCAGGAGAAATTGATACGAAGTTGTACGTAGTGGAATATTTAGGAAGCACTCAAATAGACAAACGATTTTCAAGACCTATGGTGCGATGGGTTATTGCAGAAATCAAGAAACGCGGTTTCTCCGAAAAGGTAAGGTACAGTTCTACTGGCCAGGAAGGGAGCTTTTGATATTTTCTGTTGATTATATATAATAGCATGAAAATTGTTACCATGTACTCAGTGCCAATCGGTTttattttctcaaatatgaaatggATATTTACTCGGTGCGAACGCACATGTCGATGGAAGAAGCACTCTTGTCATACCATGTATCCCATCTTATATCTGTTTGCCGAAAATCCCTAAGATTGTTCTCGAATATATTTTTCcttaataaaattattcttgtcAAGGTTGAAAACGAAAAGCAACTGCTAGCAGTTTGTCGTCGCTTTGCAATGAATTTCTGTGATTAAGATACGGGAAAGGTGGCACAATGGCACATCATCGTTTGTGTTAG is a window of Schistocerca gregaria isolate iqSchGreg1 chromosome 8, iqSchGreg1.2, whole genome shotgun sequence DNA encoding:
- the LOC126284818 gene encoding proteasome subunit beta type-3, with protein sequence MSVLAYNGGAIIAMKGKDCVAIASDKRFGIQAQTVSTDFKKIFEMGPHLYMALPGLASDTQTVHQKLKFRLNLYELKENRNIHPKTFAAMVSNLLYEKRFGPFFVEPVIAGLDPKTFEPFVCNMDLIGCQNIPEDFVVGGTCTEQLYGMCEALWRPDLGPDELFEAISQALLNAVDRDAISGWGAVVYIIEKNKVTVKQLKTRMD